From the genome of Fusarium oxysporum f. sp. lycopersici 4287 chromosome 3, whole genome shotgun sequence, one region includes:
- a CDS encoding hypothetical protein (At least one base has a quality score < 10), producing MGGGPDKSEVPSRVEPSGASEDAPDEYVKTDTDSVSQDTSEVLAVTELDGASSQSPRPDKGDAVGIESHENTKVDDSDDNIATVTGERRDSANAVATEVEVVKTDNQDALHDPEKMIRQHETCPITNDQLVAEVKGIYDALATVEKECIEADDGQMPWTDGPLHIPDYLLTIPEAKLILLQKGNMNPAETVRLWYVKAQKDATKGDKKPWTLESAKDLPVSEKTAPHVGDPEDYLHGFQVALELRAKKLGWPEYNKLAAVNVAEIGEEAHKKVIAGKHYLDIGYDLVDQLLRDLETAKSRTKEPALGLWALWRCIHAGRHRLWNMVQRFYLCDLLLCLHFRSSLLPSCSTQQTALKETSPEGVKAAPEEEASEKVAPEAIAAQEAEVTSKVTEETFKQIALTEADIASEKAVVASKEVAPEMTHEEVDTEKNFVKIIPEEAETALENVDPEKKCLKGSDADVNAAPEKAATIQQLSDHDANLSAQEPQPSPVKAEADVDTALEADATQQNSAQDASPSTPEPQTCAEEADFAPENVGKDTGDTAVDAVALDEKTKSESEKTPATELPIYVDKRPLSDQSRYKKVGMEYWVLISGRWIRSLRIEQYAALIALHRTNLHEHYDFLLASQHPSASPALRGLAAKYNMPARMWKHGIHSFLEVLRTRLPESQDIMEQFIILAYGIISLMSETVPSFRLTWVECKGDLARYGMAVEERDMNVRECWRNTAREEYTQARNDDPTVGRLYHHLAILVQPRFSSPDASFDADVSRFLYYIKSLVVKTPFYAARESLLTVINPIFGRNKEAAEKPASIPQTDQDHFLTAVAHLILASLEPETLKANGYEESRNNHLQTVYTALEKIKVGGPAKTSRICPSAQLGLLLCLLLLGIPLADNRWSPMMAKFAPDLVTDEDRSDSDAMANARDIHDATIELINTMVPYLLEDADTRGLGVWRFILVILMFMRSLKTRPALREWFGPAFHAEALTPYFNLILRQDESQSASALESASQSELITDFSPLNERERLGKYAFSTKDNIETYLRETEEQRKAERAKSTATMGVITAEEATAQDATATPEAGTVTTDDNSVITGIATVTTEGSQTAAEESMATTEETTASDTTHKKDGGTKAPGSRRMYANFLREHDLVTGLFFANEAESRPCDKSLQKPTKDAVQTAEVPAVEQAQETTLTDAKTDSEAKDGVLTDSASGNEAEYHILTKSVADEAQEEQQAKREAVEAPSAEVEMKESENKNARKQDSDTQTKEKDAEKTQLEDEQKAGEAEEARLAQEVGEEEVRRQEGLRRDPPLFPKGWLKQSKYSFDEIQAFDYVESLEMWNDRQVQILRLATQLSGDFFDLKTDEERRPWFSVPGASSVPKLGPSKMMPEIIERDSGFRVVFVDPSFHAVELKEEEGRLARTEEMRKEKERQNEEKNAEAAPGAATVVDEKTEGNAEEEAHDFRCPCGVDVVDRSLELRRLLSNGGNRLARFENLGSCTDPTGALSIIAEKGDEDDATLAFDLELRKTTRTVKTITAVEELSSTDDAEPTESEAWTTLPVQGVKDLQHTKGSDAGPDAEADADEDGWSHVSFNCLVDDEPDPTVQSDSVEANSMVSR from the exons ATGGGTGGTGGTCCAGATAAGTCCGAGGTCCCGTCGCGGGTCGAGCCTTCCGGCGCATCAGAAGATGCTCCTGACGAGTACGTCAAGACTGATACCGACTCCGTATCTCAAGACACTTCGGAGGTGCTGGCTGTGACAGAGCTCGATGGTGCATCATCGCAGTCTCCCCGGCCCGACAAGGGTGACGCCGTTGGTATTGAGAGCCACGAGAACACCAAAGTGGACGACAGCGATGACAATATAGCAACTGTCACTGGCGAGAGACGAGATTCTGCCAATGCCGTCGCCACGGAGGTCGAGGTCGTCAAGACCGACAATCAAGACGCACTGCATGACCCTGAAAAGATGATCAGGCAGCATGAAACGTGTCCAATTACCAACGATCAACTGGTGGCCGAAGTGAAGGGTATCTATGACGCCTTGGCGACGGTAGAAAAGGAATGCATAGAAGCCGACGATGGCCAGATGCCCTGGACAGACGGTCCGCTCCACATCCCCGACTACCTATTGACGATCCCAGAGGCCAAATTGATACTGCTTCAAAAGGGCAATATGAACCCAGCTGAAACTGTTCGTCTTTGGTACGTCAAGGCTCAGAAGGACGCCACAAAGGGAGATAAGAAGCCTTGGACTCTCGAATCAGCCAAGGACTTGCCCGTGTCTGAAAAGACAGCTCCGCACGTTGGCGACCCCGAGGACTATCTGCATGGATTCCAGGTGGCTTTGGAGTTGCGTGCCAAGAAACTTGGATGGCCTGAGTATAATAAGCTGGCCGCCGTCAATGTGGCCGAAATAGGCGAAGAGGCTCACAAGAAGGTGATAGCCGGGAAACACTACCTCGACATTGGATACGACTTGGTAGACCAGTTATTGCGCGATCTCGAGACCGCCAAAAGCAGAACAAAAGAGCCTGCTCTGGGCCTCTGGGCCCTTTGGCGATGCATCCACGCGGGCCGACATCGCCTCTGGAACATGGTTCAACGCTTTTACTTATGCGACCTCCTTCTCTGCCTCCACTTTCGCTCCAGCCTCCTTCCCTCTTGCAGCACGCAGCAGACGGCTCTCAAGGAGACGTCTCCTGAGGGGGTGAAGGCAGCTCCCGAGGAGGAGGCTTCTGAGAAGGTTGCTCCCGAGGCGATAGCTGCTCAGGAAGCAGAGGTTACCTCCAAGGTTACCGAAGAGACTTTTAAACAGATAGCTCTCACAGAGGCAGACATCGCTTCCGAAAAGGCAGTCGTCGCTTCTAAGGAGGTCGCACCCGAGATGACTCACGAGGAGGTGGACACAGAGAAGAATTTTGTGAAGATAATTCCCGAAGAGGCAGAGACTGCTCTCGAGAATGTCGATCCCGAGAAAAAATGTCTCAAGGGGTCAGATGCGGACGTAAATGCTGCTCCCGAGAAGGCCGCCACCATCCAGCAGCTTTCAGACCATGACGCCAACCTATCCGCCCAAGAGCCGCAGCCCTCTCCTGTGAAGGCTGAAGCGGATGTAGATACGGCTCTCGAGGCCGACGCCACCCAACAGAATTCAGCCCAGGACGCCAGTCCATCCACCCCGGAGCCCCAGACCTGCGCTGAAGAGGCCGACTTTGCGCCCGAGAATGTAGGCAAAGACACGGGGGATACAGCAGTCGACGCTGTTGCCCTCGACGAGAAGACAAAGTCTGAGTCTGAGAAGACGCCCGCGACTGAATTGCCAATCTATGTTGATAAGAGGCCGCTGAGTGATCAGAGCCGGTATAAAAAGGTTGGCATGGAATACTGGGTGCTGATCTCCGGTCGATGGATCCGTAGTCTCAGAATTGAGCAGTATGCAGCTCTCATTGCGCTGCACCGCACAAACTTACACGAACATTACGACTTTTTGTTGGCCTCGCAGCACCCCTCGGCATCGCCAGCGCTCCGTGGGCTCGCAGCAAAGTATAACATGCCGGCAAGAATGTGGAAGCACGGAATACATTCCTTTCTCGAGGTCCTTCGCACACGACTTCCCGAATCTCAGGATATAATGGAGCAGTTCATCATACTGGCGTATGGTATAATATCTTTGATGAGCGAGACCGTCCCGAGCTTCCGTCTCACCTGGGTCGAATGCAAAGGAGATTTAGCACGATACGG AATGGCCGTTGAAGAGAGGGACATGAACGTGAGGGAGTGCTGGAGGAACACTGCACGAGAAGAGTACACTCAGGCCCGGAACGATGATCCCACGGTCGGCCGCCTCTACCATCACCTGGCCATCTTGGTCCAGCCCCGTTTCTCCTCGCCTGACGCAAGTTTCGACGCTGATGTGTCCAGGTTTCTCTACTACATCAAGTCTCTCGTCGTCAAAACCCCGTTTTACGCCGCGCGGGAGTCCTTGCTGACCGTTATCAACCCGATTTTTGGCCGGAATAAGGAGGCAGCTGAGAAGCCGGCCAGCATCCCCCAGACCGACCAGGACCACTTCCTTACCGCTGTTGCCCACCTGATTCTTGCTTCTCTGGAGCCTGAGACCCTCAAGGCAAACGGCTATGAGGAGAGCAGGAATAATCATCTCCAGACTGTCTATACAGCACTGGAGAAAATAAAGGTCGGTGGACCTGCCAAGACATCTAGAATTTGTCCAAG CGCCCAACTCGGCCTCTTGCTctgcctgttgctgcttGGAATTCCTCTTGCTGATAACAGATGGAGCCCGATGATGGCGAAATTTGCCCCCGACCTTGTGACGGACGAGGACCGCTCCGATTCTGACGCCATGGCCAACGCGAGGGATATCCATGATGCAACGATCGAACTGATCAACACCATGGTCCCGTATCTCTTGGAGGACGCAGATACGCGTGGCTTAGGGGTGTGGAGATTCATCCTGGTGATCCTGATGTTCATGCGCTCCTTAAAGACGCGGCCCGCCCTGAGGGAATGGTTCGGTCCGGCTTTCCACGCAGAGGCTCTCACGCCTTACTTCAACCTGATTCTGCGCCAGGACGAGAGTCAAAGTGCCTCTGCCTTGGAGAGCGCTTCTCAGTCCGAACTCATTACAGATTTCTCGCCGCTCAACGAGAGAGAGAGGCTCGGCAAGTATGCATTCAGTACCAAAGACAACATCGAGACATACCTTCGCGAAACAGAGGAGCAACGAAAGGCAGAACGCGCCAAGAGTACGGCCACGATGGGAGTGATTACGGCGGAAGAGGCCACAGCTCAAGATGCCACGGCCACTCCGGAAGCCGGTACAGTCACCACGGACGACAATAGCGTCATCACGGGAATCGCCACGGTCACCACGGAAGGGAGTCAGACTGCAGCGGAAGAGTCCATGGCCACGACAGAGGAGACTACAGCCAGTGACACGACGCACAAGAAGGACGGGGGCACCAAGGCACCGGGCTCGCGGAGGATGTACGCCAATTTCCTGCGGGAGCATGATCTGGTTACGGGCTTATTCTTCGCCAACGAGGCTGAATCTAGGCCTTGTGACAAGTCTCTACAGAAGCCTACCAAAGACGCCGTGCAGACCGCAGAGGTTCCAGCCGTGGAACAAGCACAGGAGACGACTCTGACGGATGCCAAGACGGATAGCGAAGCAAAGGATGGTGTTCTAACAGATTCCGCGTCAGGGAATGAAGCGGAGTATCACATTCTGACGAAATCTGTTGCTGATGAAGCCCAGGAAGAGCAGCAGGCAAAGAGAGAAGCCGTGGAGGCACCATCGGCAGAAGtagagatgaaggagagcGAAAACAAAAATGCGCGAAAGCAAGACAGCGACACACAGACGAAGGAGAAAGATGCTGAGAAGACGCAACTGGAAGACGAGCAGAAGGCGGGAGAAGCCGAGGAGGCACGACTGGCCCAAGAAGTCGGAGAGGAGGAAGTACGGAGGCAGGAAGGACTTCGTCGTGATCCCCCCCTCTTCCCCAAAGGCTGGCTCAAGCAGTCGAAATACAGCTTCGACGAGATACAGGCTTTCGACTATGTCGAGAGCCTCGAGATGTGGAATGATCGGCAAGTCCAGATCTTGCGTCTGGCTACTCAGCTAAGCGGCGACTTCTTCGACCTCAAAACCGACGAAGAAAGACGCCCTTGGTTCAGTGTGCCCGGGGCCTCATCGGTGCCGAAGCTTGGGCCAAGCAAGATGATGCCGGAAATCATCGAGCGCGACAGCGGCTTTAGAGTCGTCTTTGTTGATCCTTCTTTCCACGCTGTCGAactcaaggaggaggaggggagaTTGGCCAGGACAGAGGAAATGCggaaagagaaggagagacagaatgaggagaagaacgCTGAGGCTGCTCCAGGCGCGGCTACAGTTGTCGACGAGAAGACTGAGGGCAACgcagaggaggaggctcaCGATTTTCGGTGCCCCTGTGGCGTTGACGTGGTCGATCGGTCTCTCGAATTGCGCAGGTTGCTGTCCAATGGAGGCAATCGACTGGCTCGCTTCGAGAATCTTGGTAGCTGCACTGACCCGACCGGCGCACTCAGCATAATAGCAGAGAAgggcgatgaagatgacgcGACTTTGGCTTTC
- a CDS encoding amidase (At least one base has a quality score < 10), with protein sequence MSVQEYAESLLERIKARDEDVKAWAYLDKKRVLQEARRLDKIPKKKRGPLHGLPIAVKDVIYTKDMPTQFNSPLYDGHFPATDAASVRILRHAGALIFGKTTTTEFAAIHVGPKTHNPHDPLRTPGGSSSGSGAAVADFQAPVALGTQTGGSMIRPASFNGIYGFKPTWNSVSREGQKIYALMYDTLGWYGRCVEDLVLLADVFALQDDEDEDRSFQGIVGARFAICKTSIWPMAGPGTQDALARAADLLRSHGAEVHELELPSAFDDVPEWYRIGLHTEGRTSFLPEYRVGKDQIGQVLIEHVENSDNFTRKTQLMASDKLAAMRPVFDFIASQYAAIITPSVPDEAPVGLESTGSHVFCAMWSGLHVPVLNVPGFKGDHGMPIGLSLVAPRYRDRHLLEVGKAVGEIFEAEGGWETKIE encoded by the exons ATGTCAGTCCAAGAGTATGCTGAGTCTTTACTTGAGAGGATCAAGGCACGCGATGAAGACGTCAAAGCTTGGGCATACCTGGACAAGAAGAGGGTCCTGCAGGAAGCAAGACGTCTAGATAAGATCCCCAAGAAAAAGAGAGGACCTCTTCATGGACTTCCAATCGCTGTGAAGGATGTCATTTACACGAAAG ACATGCCTACTCAGTTCAACTCGCCACTATACGATGGGCATTTTCCCGCGACAGATGCCGCTTCTGTACGAATTCTTCGTCATGCTGGTGCCCTTATCTTCG GTAAAACAACTACCACCGAGTTCGCTGCTATCCATGTCGGCCCCAAGACCCACAATCCTCATGACCCTCTACGCACTCCGGGCGGATCATCCAGCGGCTCCGGAGCCGCTGTTGCCGATTTCCAAGCCCCCGTGGCCCTTGGGACACAGACAGGCGGATCCATGATTCGTCCTGCATCATTCAATGGGATTTATGGGTTCAAACCAACCTGGAACTCCGTCTCTCGCGAGGGTCAGAAAATATACGCTCTGATGTACGACACTCTTGGATGGTATGGACGATGTGTCGAAGATCTGGTCCTTCTGGCCGACGTCTTTGCTCTtcaagatgacgaagacgaggatcGTTCTTTCCAAGGCATCGTAGGGGCACGTTTCGCAATCTGTAAGACGAGCATCTGGCCCATGGCTGGTCCTGGAACCCAAGATGCTCTCGCCCGCGCTGCAGATCTTCTTAGATCCCATGGCGCAGAAGTAcatgagcttgagcttccttCGGCATTCGATGATGTGCCAGAGTGGTATCGTATTGGGCTTCACACCGAGGGCCGTACCTCTTTCCTACCAGAGTATAGAGTTGGAAAAGACCAAATCGGCCAAGTCTTGATTGAGCACGTCGAGAACTCCGACAATTTCACTCGCAAGACGCAACTGATGGCTAGCGACAAATTGGCTGCCATGAGGCCTGTCTTCGACTTTATTGCCTCGCAGTATGCAGCAATCATCACGCCGAGTGTACCAGATGAGGCCCCCGTTGGTCTGGAGAGTACAGGAAGCCATGTTTTTTGCGCGATGTGGAGC GGCCTTCATGTCCCAGTCCTGAATGTGCCAGGCTTCAAGGGTGACCACGGCATGCCCATCGGCCTCTCCCTCGTCGCACCACGATATCGCGACCGTCACCTCTTGGAGGTCGGTAAAGCGGTCGGTGAAATCTTCGAAGCCGAAGGCGGTTGGGAGACGAAGATCGAGTAA